The bacterium genome contains the following window.
CTTATCTCTGTTACCTCAGATAAAGTCAAAAGCTCAATATTCAGATTTGCGGCAACATCAACCAGCCTTGGTGACATAATACACATAGAGCAATCATTGGTGGGAAAGGTCTTATCAAGTTGAGCCATTCTGCCACCAATAGCTGGGGAATCTTCAACCAGATATACCTTAAACCCGGCATCTGTTAAATCAAGTGATGCCTGCATACCGGCAATGCCGCCGCCAATTACCATAACTGAGCCAATTTTATTCCCTTTATCTATCACTGGTTACCTCCAGAATCGTTATCAAGGTTATTCAAAGAATCTACTGGTAATTTCTTTCTGACAAATACCATTATATCTTCGGCTATCTTAATTGCTTCCCTTCCTTCTTCCACAGAATATTCATAGAATGGGTTAGTCGGATAGCGTATTTCCACAGCATATGGTGTTAAATTTTCAGCTATATCTCTAAGAGAATCAAACGAAGAATCTATCTGACAACATAAATCAATCAAATAGTCCAAATCATGCTGTTTTTCAAACTTAATGTTATGATAGATGAGAAAACCTTTAAGGTATTTTTCAGCACTTTGCTGACAATGAAAACAGACAGTATCAATAGGAGCATCTTCTACTTCGATAACAATCCTTGCATTCTTTAAATCATTATCTGCTTTCTTAAACCAATAATTGGCTAAATTTAATCTTTCATCCATACAATCTTCTACCTTTATTTAATATATGGTGAATAAAAGAGCCTATTACATCCTTATATCTTTCTACTTCAAAGGGTGTATAAACAATAATATCCATTGGTATCATATATCCTCTAAAAAGTCGTCTAATAGGGATTGACCGTTTATGTCTTGGAATATCTGAATCTCTAACAACTAATAAATCAAGGTCACTTCCCTTTTGGGAATTTCCTGAGGCATAAGAACCAAATAAAATAATCATTTCTGGGTGGAAGTGGTTAATAATCTTAGTTGTTATATCTTGAATCACTTCTTCATTAATTTCTCTCATCATTATCACCATTCCTAAATAAATAGAGTTCATCGGCCAAATCAAGTGATGCCTGCATACCGGCAATACCGCCGCCAATAACTAAAACTGAGCCAATTTTTTGTTTATCAGTACTCATAGGCTATAACTCCTATTTTTTTCACTTCTAAATACTTCTGCGCTCAACCACATTCTTCAAGACATTCCTTTATAAATTTATCCATATCAGTAGCAATTTCAATTGCCTCTGTAGCCTGTTCTTTCGTTGCTATTGGGTAATGGGACGGATATTTAAGTGGTGTATAATAGCGATTTAATACCCGACATTCTTCCTTATGAGTTTCAAATTTTTCAGGCACTTCTGAAATCTTTATACATTCATTTAACAATGTAACTAAATCATGTATCCTTTCTGGTTTTACCCCACAAGAAGTTATGTATGCTTTTAGATACTTCTCTACTGCATCATGGCATAAGATACACATTTGAGAGTAGAAATCGTCAAATTCTCTAAGGCTTGCTTGAGCAAAGGCTAAATCACTATTAGCCTTGTTAATCCATTCAAGGGTTATTTTATCCTTCATATATAACCTGCCCTTTTTCCAGGACCTCTTTAATAAAAAAATCGTTTATTTGTACTCTTTCTTTCACCTCTTCAGGAGTATAAACTAAAAAATCAACAGGTACATTATGTTTAATAAACTGGTCTACTTCCGCTGCCCTTTCCCATGGATTTTTCTTGGTTTGTTTAATAATTATTAAGTCAATGTCGCTGTCCTCGTCAGTCTTTCCATTAGCCAAAGAACCAAATAAGATAATCTTTTCGGGCTTATATTTGATCTTCAATATTTGAACAATCTCTTTAACTTCCTCTAAAAAAAGATTTATGACCGCTTTCATAGATTACTACTCCATCTTTTTTAATCTCATATAAAAAATCTAACTTATTTGCCCGTTTCATGAATAATCTTCCATCACTCCCATAGGATTCACCAAGTGTTTCTTTAACCACTTGCCTACATCCTTTATCCCCAATGCCAGCCCTAACACCTCAGTAAAATAAAGCACCGGAAAATTTGCCCCATTCTGCCGCATTTCAAGGTTTGCCTGACACATAGGGCAGGCGGTAACAATGCACTCAGCCCCTGTCTGTCTGGCCATATTGATTAACTTTTTTACCAAATCAACCACAATCCCGGATTGAGGCAGTGATAAACTCGCACCACAGCAATCTGTTTTGTATGACCATTTCATTACCTCACACCCGCAAGCATCAAGAAGCTTGTCCATAGATTGAGGTTGCTCCACAGAATCAAAACTGTCTTTGTGCGGCGGTCTGGTAATCAAACAGCCATAATACGGTGCAGTCTTTAGTCCTTGCAATGGTTTTTTGACCATCTTGCGTATATTATCTACCCCAATCTCATGATAAATCACATCCAACAGGTGTCTTGTTTGGACATCACCTGTCCACTGTATTCCAACTACTTGCTCCAATTCTTTTCGTTTATCAGCATCAGCCTTCAGCTCTTCATCTGCCTGCTTTAGATTATGATAGCAGGCAGAACAAGGCACGGCAACATCCAATCCTTGTTTTTGGGTAAGCAAAATATTTCGTCCGCTAAGCTGGACAGCTAAATCATGATTCAAGCTATGACCAGCACTTGCCCCGCAGCAATTCCAGTCTGGTATCTCCACAAGCTCTATGCCCAACGCCTGACACACAGCCTCTGTAGACTGGCCATACTCCTTGCCTGTAGAATGTAATGAACACCCTGGATAATATGAAAAACGCATTATTTGCACCCCTTAATATTAAAAAGTAGGTTATCGGATGAAGAGGTAAGAAAAGGTAATTATCTCTCCGTCAATCTCCACCTAACACCCAAAATCTATGATTGACAAGCCATAGTCAATAGTTCAATGCTAAATGTTATTACTCCTTTGCCCCAGCCTGTTTAAGTGCCTGGACAACCTCGATATGACCCTGAGCAGATGCCTCCATCAAGGCAGTTATGCCATCCTTATCTTTCGCATTCACCTCAGCACCTTTGGCAAGGAGTGCCTGGACAGTTGAGATGTCACCTCTTTTAGTCGCATCTACAAGCTTCTTCTTATTGTCTGCTGATGAATTCAC
Protein-coding sequences here:
- a CDS encoding nucleotidyltransferase domain-containing protein, producing MMREINEEVIQDITTKIINHFHPEMIILFGSYASGNSQKGSDLDLLVVRDSDIPRHKRSIPIRRLFRGYMIPMDIIVYTPFEVERYKDVIGSFIHHILNKGRRLYG
- a CDS encoding CoB--CoM heterodisulfide reductase iron-sulfur subunit B family protein, whose product is MRFSYYPGCSLHSTGKEYGQSTEAVCQALGIELVEIPDWNCCGASAGHSLNHDLAVQLSGRNILLTQKQGLDVAVPCSACYHNLKQADEELKADADKRKELEQVVGIQWTGDVQTRHLLDVIYHEIGVDNIRKMVKKPLQGLKTAPYYGCLITRPPHKDSFDSVEQPQSMDKLLDACGCEVMKWSYKTDCCGASLSLPQSGIVVDLVKKLINMARQTGAECIVTACPMCQANLEMRQNGANFPVLYFTEVLGLALGIKDVGKWLKKHLVNPMGVMEDYS
- a CDS encoding HEPN domain-containing protein, whose product is MKDKITLEWINKANSDLAFAQASLREFDDFYSQMCILCHDAVEKYLKAYITSCGVKPERIHDLVTLLNECIKISEVPEKFETHKEECRVLNRYYTPLKYPSHYPIATKEQATEAIEIATDMDKFIKECLEECG
- a CDS encoding ankyrin repeat domain-containing protein, with protein sequence MKVLKAIGRLVLRGIGGKRSSLAFLVCLFVFVLSVNSSADNKKKLVDATKRGDISTVQALLAKGAEVNAKDKDGITALMEASAQGHIEVVQALKQAGAKE
- a CDS encoding HEPN domain-containing protein, yielding MDERLNLANYWFKKADNDLKNARIVIEVEDAPIDTVCFHCQQSAEKYLKGFLIYHNIKFEKQHDLDYLIDLCCQIDSSFDSLRDIAENLTPYAVEIRYPTNPFYEYSVEEGREAIKIAEDIMVFVRKKLPVDSLNNLDNDSGGNQ
- a CDS encoding nucleotidyltransferase domain-containing protein, with translation MKAVINLFLEEVKEIVQILKIKYKPEKIILFGSLANGKTDEDSDIDLIIIKQTKKNPWERAAEVDQFIKHNVPVDFLVYTPEEVKERVQINDFFIKEVLEKGQVIYEG